One segment of Rubripirellula amarantea DNA contains the following:
- a CDS encoding glycosyltransferase family 2 protein: MARSEHRNPSDRRWLVALPVYNEVGYVNSVLDEVVQYADHVLVVDDGSSDGTAEVLATRSDVEVVRHDQNRGYGAALITAFEHAIQGNYEGLVTLDCDGQHQPKRIPRFIDAAACADIVSGSRYLKQYEGDDAPPPERMFINRRITGELNQRLGFDLTDAFCGFKAYRTDALKKLRITDPGYAMPLQLWVQAAAAGLDVIEVPVPLIYLDLERSFGGSLDHSETRLRYYHQVLDDAIAEAATLGCEFPSRDASLAVNSRIG, from the coding sequence ATGGCTCGATCAGAACACAGGAATCCTAGCGATCGTCGTTGGCTCGTCGCCTTACCGGTTTACAACGAAGTTGGTTACGTCAATTCGGTGCTGGACGAAGTGGTGCAGTACGCGGATCACGTACTGGTGGTTGATGATGGTTCGAGCGATGGAACGGCGGAGGTCCTAGCGACACGTTCTGATGTTGAGGTCGTCCGTCACGATCAGAATCGCGGTTACGGTGCAGCCCTCATTACCGCGTTTGAACATGCTATCCAAGGGAACTACGAAGGCTTGGTGACCTTGGACTGTGATGGTCAACATCAACCTAAACGAATTCCTCGTTTCATTGATGCCGCGGCCTGCGCAGACATCGTCTCAGGTAGTCGGTACTTGAAACAATATGAGGGCGACGATGCGCCCCCGCCCGAGCGAATGTTTATCAATCGTCGCATCACAGGCGAATTAAACCAGCGTTTGGGATTCGATTTGACTGACGCCTTCTGCGGATTCAAAGCTTATCGCACCGATGCGTTAAAAAAACTTCGGATCACAGATCCCGGTTATGCGATGCCGCTTCAGTTGTGGGTGCAAGCGGCGGCGGCCGGACTCGATGTGATCGAGGTTCCGGTACCGCTGATCTATTTGGATTTGGAAAGATCGTTCGGTGGTTCGCTTGATCATTCCGAGACTCGATTGCGTTACTACCACCAAGTGCTCGATGATGCGATTGCGGAAGCAGCAACGCTGGGATGCGAGTTTCCATCACGCGATGCATCACTGGCTGTGAACAGCCGGATTGGGTAG
- a CDS encoding DUF4339 domain-containing protein: MGIRFACHGCGKSLNIKQDLAGKRGVCPSCSIKFRIPLEDAPQSSPLVDSSAKQLPASRERASAINASLAPNGSSESLKGSSSGSNSSVATAQAAQAAQPAQVSQATPADLLMDDPEATWYVRPPSGGQYGPATSDVLRQWIDEGRVAASALLWRDGWPQWRAASETLPGLATRFPGAGTGGDSGTASPSKSVVAANGHATTPSNAPEVVRSVTPDAASQVPSPIPATAEPPSLSGRAEVGTVRRERNGRRIMMIVLLAFIALALLGTLVYLMVRP; this comes from the coding sequence ATGGGCATTCGATTTGCTTGCCACGGATGTGGTAAGTCGTTGAACATCAAGCAAGACCTTGCGGGCAAACGCGGCGTTTGCCCGTCATGCTCGATCAAGTTCCGGATTCCCTTAGAAGATGCGCCTCAATCTTCGCCGTTGGTCGATTCGTCAGCCAAGCAGCTTCCCGCTTCAAGGGAACGCGCCTCGGCGATCAACGCATCGCTAGCACCCAACGGTTCGTCGGAATCGTTGAAGGGGTCCTCCAGCGGAAGTAATTCCTCAGTCGCAACTGCTCAGGCAGCTCAGGCAGCTCAGCCCGCCCAGGTTTCTCAGGCGACTCCGGCGGATCTATTGATGGACGATCCTGAGGCGACCTGGTACGTCCGTCCGCCAAGTGGTGGTCAGTATGGGCCAGCGACCTCGGACGTGTTGCGACAGTGGATTGACGAAGGTCGCGTCGCAGCGTCAGCACTGCTGTGGCGAGATGGATGGCCGCAGTGGCGTGCGGCGAGTGAAACGTTACCCGGTTTGGCGACACGTTTCCCCGGTGCGGGAACCGGCGGAGATTCCGGAACGGCGTCACCCTCTAAGTCGGTTGTCGCTGCCAACGGTCATGCGACCACCCCCTCAAATGCTCCCGAGGTTGTGCGATCAGTCACCCCCGACGCCGCATCGCAAGTGCCTTCCCCGATTCCTGCAACGGCCGAACCGCCTTCGTTGAGTGGGCGTGCGGAAGTGGGGACAGTGCGGCGTGAGCGAAATGGCCGTCGAATCATGATGATCGTGCTACTGGCATTTATCGCTTTAGCACTCTTGGGCACGCTGGTTTACTTGATGGTTCGCCCGTAG
- the accD gene encoding acetyl-CoA carboxylase, carboxyltransferase subunit beta: MSTVDSDSSDRASLTPPAGASAPSGEAVSGSVAARNAASAAANSGSASQGDDTQVVAPKKRGVPEGKWVRCPGCGSTVYKKAVEQNLNVCPKCEHHFYVSAKERIIQVLDDGTFEPMNEHLRPTDPLEFSDRRKYADRLIGEQKRTGLTDAALTGTGMIRARRVAIAITDSAFIMGSMGSVVGERLARLIEHATTQNLPLIIISASGGGARMHEGILSLMQMAKVSAALARYDEAGGLFISVLTNPTMGGVAASFASLGDLVFAEPKALIGFAGPRTIKATIGIELPEGFQTSEFLLEHGYIDRIVPRKNLKTEIARTIDYCGK; encoded by the coding sequence ATGTCCACCGTCGATTCTGATTCGTCCGACCGTGCTTCGTTGACGCCGCCCGCTGGCGCTTCTGCTCCCAGCGGTGAGGCTGTCTCGGGCAGTGTGGCTGCGCGAAACGCCGCGTCGGCTGCGGCTAACTCAGGTTCCGCCAGCCAAGGCGACGACACTCAAGTCGTGGCTCCGAAGAAGCGCGGAGTGCCCGAGGGAAAATGGGTTCGTTGTCCCGGTTGCGGGTCGACGGTTTACAAAAAAGCTGTTGAGCAGAATCTAAATGTTTGCCCGAAGTGCGAGCATCATTTTTATGTCTCGGCCAAAGAACGGATCATCCAGGTCCTCGACGATGGCACGTTTGAGCCGATGAATGAGCACTTGCGGCCGACGGACCCGCTGGAGTTCTCGGACCGTCGCAAATACGCTGACCGGCTGATCGGCGAACAAAAGCGTACCGGTTTAACCGACGCTGCACTGACCGGCACCGGCATGATCCGAGCTCGACGCGTTGCCATCGCGATTACCGACTCAGCGTTCATCATGGGATCGATGGGCAGTGTGGTGGGCGAACGCTTGGCGAGGTTAATTGAACACGCCACCACTCAGAACTTGCCGCTGATCATCATCAGCGCCTCGGGTGGCGGAGCTCGAATGCACGAGGGCATTCTGTCGCTCATGCAGATGGCAAAAGTCTCCGCTGCTCTGGCTCGTTATGACGAGGCGGGAGGATTGTTCATTAGCGTTCTGACCAATCCAACGATGGGCGGCGTGGCAGCTAGCTTTGCTTCGCTGGGCGACTTGGTTTTCGCTGAACCGAAGGCTTTGATTGGGTTTGCTGGCCCCCGAACGATCAAGGCCACGATCGGGATCGAATTGCCCGAAGGATTCCAAACGAGCGAGTTCCTGCTCGAGCACGGCTACATCGACCGGATCGTGCCGCGCAAAAACCTCAAAACCGAAATTGCCCGCACAATCGACTATTGCGGGAAGTAG
- a CDS encoding serine/threonine protein kinase, whose protein sequence is MSLFDSLKSAFKSSGGAKTTGRIDVEGRFHRTRTAFTGTMANFFVAKDRMHNDRMVGVKILDIEKYELFEARFKGLNKPTEGQIAMLMKHPKVVETYEIGVSPKGEPVIVMEYIGGPSLQNIVVQKQEHHVTGKRLRMIRDMAEALKYVHDQGFIHRDICPRNFICTPDNTLTKLIDFGLTVPATAPFMVSGNRTGTPLYMSPEIVRRRPTDKRVDVFSFGVTCFCLVAFEHPWQSEMLNGRAALQHDTADSKQLVDLCPTVDPRLAKAIMHALNPNVDDRTASMDMFLHSIRDVKQTFTDKPEVS, encoded by the coding sequence ATGTCCCTATTTGATTCGCTCAAGTCGGCTTTCAAATCTTCCGGTGGTGCGAAGACCACCGGGCGAATCGATGTTGAGGGACGTTTCCATCGCACGCGAACGGCGTTCACGGGAACGATGGCGAACTTCTTCGTCGCCAAAGACCGAATGCACAACGACCGCATGGTTGGCGTAAAAATTCTTGACATCGAAAAATACGAGCTCTTTGAAGCTCGCTTCAAGGGTCTCAACAAACCGACCGAAGGCCAAATTGCGATGTTGATGAAGCATCCCAAGGTGGTCGAGACTTACGAGATTGGTGTTTCGCCTAAAGGCGAACCCGTGATCGTGATGGAATATATCGGCGGCCCGAGTTTGCAAAATATCGTTGTGCAAAAACAAGAGCACCACGTGACCGGCAAGCGTTTGCGGATGATCCGCGACATGGCCGAGGCTCTCAAGTACGTTCATGATCAAGGGTTCATTCACCGCGACATTTGTCCTCGCAATTTCATTTGTACCCCAGACAATACCCTCACCAAGCTAATTGATTTTGGCCTTACCGTGCCTGCGACGGCGCCGTTTATGGTTTCTGGAAACCGCACCGGAACACCCTTGTACATGTCGCCCGAGATTGTCCGTCGTCGTCCCACGGATAAGCGAGTCGATGTGTTCTCGTTCGGGGTAACGTGTTTTTGCTTGGTCGCCTTTGAGCATCCTTGGCAAAGCGAAATGCTCAACGGTCGCGCGGCGTTGCAACATGACACCGCCGATTCGAAGCAACTGGTGGATCTTTGTCCGACGGTTGATCCTCGTTTGGCAAAAGCGATCATGCACGCACTCAATCCGAACGTAGATGATCGGACCGCTAGCATGGACATGTTCTTGCACTCGATCCGAGACGTCAAGCAAACATTCACCGACAAACCCGAAGTCTCGTAG
- a CDS encoding ABC transporter ATP-binding protein, whose amino-acid sequence MSNAAFPPMVRVVRDPEADAEARQRPLSLALVRRLWALMRPYAKKRNTLTALVIMRSMQLPALAWAIGAVINGPITRGTMGENNQFPAILLGAIGVLVLAAFTQITFVYRQRFALELGEAIVHDLRGQVYEHLQKMPMQYYAKTKTGRIISRITSDCDSVRVGVQDVLFVSLVQGGQMIGAMIVMAWYDQPLLGIVVAMSPVMWLIGRVMRSRLSQAYRDMQESFSRVTSTIAESVAVIRVTQALAREDVNADLFRELTSDHAEYNMNTVREGGRLMPLLELTGQISMGLVLVVGAYRAIIAADPMPVGDLIQFWFLVGLFFSPIQVLGNQYNQALSAMAGAERVFRLLDTQPEWSDVENATELPSTVQGDLSVENVTFAYEPGRNVLRDISFDAPAGSMIALVGETGSGKSTLTNMIARYYLPDSGVVRIDGYDIRQLTSRSLAKVVSVVPQQNFLFTGTVGENILAGREGATIEDAIAALRSLDCEWLLDDLPEGLDTQAGSRGGRVSLGQRQLICFARAVVADPRILILDEATSAVDTMTEMRIQHSLGRLLESRTSIVVAHRLSTIKSADQILVFDHGRIVEHGKHQDLMTKSGIYAALYERFVSQT is encoded by the coding sequence TTGAGCAACGCAGCATTCCCTCCCATGGTCCGCGTGGTGCGAGACCCCGAAGCCGATGCCGAAGCAAGACAGCGTCCACTGTCGCTAGCGTTGGTGCGGCGATTGTGGGCATTGATGCGACCGTATGCGAAGAAACGCAACACCCTCACCGCGCTTGTGATCATGCGGTCGATGCAATTGCCTGCCCTGGCATGGGCAATCGGCGCAGTCATCAACGGTCCGATTACCCGGGGAACGATGGGTGAAAACAATCAGTTCCCAGCCATTCTTCTCGGCGCGATTGGCGTGCTTGTCTTAGCTGCCTTCACGCAGATCACTTTTGTCTATCGACAAAGATTTGCATTGGAATTAGGCGAAGCTATCGTTCACGATTTACGTGGCCAAGTGTACGAGCATCTGCAAAAGATGCCGATGCAGTACTACGCCAAAACGAAGACGGGCCGAATCATTAGTCGCATTACTAGTGATTGCGATTCTGTTCGAGTTGGCGTGCAGGACGTGCTGTTTGTTTCTTTGGTTCAAGGTGGCCAAATGATCGGCGCGATGATCGTGATGGCTTGGTACGACCAGCCATTACTGGGCATCGTGGTCGCCATGAGCCCCGTGATGTGGTTGATCGGACGTGTGATGCGGTCGCGACTGAGCCAAGCCTATCGTGATATGCAAGAAAGCTTTAGCCGAGTCACATCGACGATCGCGGAATCGGTCGCTGTCATCCGAGTCACCCAAGCCTTGGCTCGCGAGGACGTCAACGCCGATTTGTTTCGCGAATTGACCAGCGACCACGCCGAATACAACATGAATACCGTGCGTGAAGGAGGCCGCTTGATGCCGCTCTTGGAACTAACGGGTCAAATCTCAATGGGGTTAGTGTTAGTCGTCGGAGCCTATCGAGCGATCATCGCCGCCGACCCCATGCCGGTCGGTGACTTGATTCAGTTCTGGTTCCTGGTCGGGCTATTCTTCAGTCCCATTCAAGTGCTTGGCAATCAATACAATCAAGCGCTCTCTGCGATGGCGGGTGCCGAACGAGTATTTCGATTGCTCGACACCCAACCGGAATGGAGTGACGTTGAAAACGCAACGGAATTACCCTCAACCGTTCAAGGCGATTTGTCGGTCGAGAACGTTACATTTGCATACGAACCCGGACGTAATGTGCTACGAGACATTTCGTTCGATGCTCCCGCTGGTTCGATGATCGCGTTGGTTGGTGAAACCGGCAGCGGAAAATCAACGCTGACCAACATGATCGCTCGGTATTACCTACCCGATTCGGGCGTGGTAAGGATTGATGGCTACGACATTCGACAACTCACTTCGCGATCACTCGCCAAGGTCGTATCAGTCGTGCCTCAGCAAAACTTCTTGTTTACCGGAACCGTGGGCGAAAACATTCTTGCCGGTCGAGAGGGCGCTACGATCGAAGACGCCATCGCGGCGCTGCGATCGCTCGATTGTGAATGGCTGCTCGACGACCTGCCCGAGGGCCTCGACACGCAAGCCGGATCGCGCGGCGGGCGAGTGTCGCTGGGACAACGGCAATTGATTTGTTTCGCTCGTGCAGTGGTCGCGGATCCGCGAATCCTAATTCTTGACGAAGCCACCAGCGCCGTCGACACGATGACCGAAATGCGAATTCAGCACTCACTGGGACGTTTGCTTGAAAGTCGAACCAGCATCGTCGTCGCTCACCGCCTAAGCACCATCAAATCAGCAGATCAAATCTTAGTATTCGATCACGGCCGGATCGTCGAGCATGGAAAACACCAAGACTTGATGACAAAATCCGGCATATACGCAGCACTCTACGAACGCTTTGTTTCCCAAACTTAG
- a CDS encoding ABC transporter ATP-binding protein yields MNEHSPPTALTNGKVVLRLLQLAWVYRGWCAAMLALQAILMGLAVTLVQVGGLAIDVIRFHAGSTTTLPTLPLEFTFPVSWSPMKQVVSLVVAMIVIAILRAALNYAYAITSGTLVQRKIVVDLRAKVYAKLQRLSLRFYNDQPAGTIINRVTGDVQATRMFIDGVLVQLSILAMSLVVYLTFMLRIHVGLTIACLITTPMIWWISIRFSRTVRPMYDRTRQLLDDLVLRVAESSDGVAVIKSLGRQEAEIKRFHQANDAVENQQQEVFTKVSRFGPLVGFLTQVNLVILLIYGGYLTSIGVLPLGTGLIVYAGLLQQFSNQVGNLSGLAGSIQESLTGARRVFEVLDASEEVSPPASPWTPDRVQGEIDLHSVWFEYQTGQPVLKDISIHIRPGERIAILGAVGQGKSTLLSLIPRFFDPQCGIVEVDGVDVRQWDLKTLRRSVGLVLQEPLLLSNTIGANIAFGVPGATREQVRMAARLAAAHDFIEESPDGYDTMLGEFGMSLSGGQRQRLALARAILTDPAILLLDDPVSAIDPETEHEIMCAMETASAGRTTLIVAHRLSTLRGADRVLVMEGGSIVQEGTHSELVRQTGPYRLVAQSQGIEVTN; encoded by the coding sequence TTGAACGAGCATTCGCCCCCCACCGCGCTGACCAACGGCAAGGTCGTCCTGAGACTGCTGCAACTAGCCTGGGTCTATCGCGGCTGGTGCGCAGCGATGCTGGCGTTGCAGGCAATTTTGATGGGGCTGGCTGTCACGCTGGTTCAAGTGGGTGGCCTTGCCATCGACGTGATCCGCTTTCACGCTGGCAGCACCACGACATTGCCAACTTTGCCGTTGGAATTCACGTTCCCGGTGAGTTGGTCGCCGATGAAACAAGTCGTATCACTGGTAGTCGCGATGATCGTGATTGCGATTCTGCGAGCCGCCTTGAACTACGCATACGCAATTACATCTGGGACGCTCGTTCAACGCAAAATTGTCGTCGACCTGCGGGCGAAGGTGTACGCAAAACTGCAGCGACTCAGTTTGCGATTCTACAATGACCAACCCGCTGGCACGATTATCAATCGCGTGACCGGCGACGTCCAAGCTACTCGAATGTTCATTGACGGCGTATTGGTACAACTCTCGATCCTTGCCATGTCATTGGTCGTGTACCTGACCTTTATGCTGCGGATTCACGTCGGACTTACGATAGCCTGCTTGATTACGACTCCGATGATTTGGTGGATTAGCATTCGTTTTTCGCGAACTGTCCGGCCAATGTACGATCGAACGCGGCAACTTCTTGACGATCTCGTCCTTCGAGTTGCCGAAAGCAGCGACGGCGTGGCAGTGATCAAATCGCTTGGTCGCCAGGAAGCGGAAATCAAACGTTTTCATCAGGCCAACGATGCTGTCGAAAATCAGCAACAAGAAGTGTTTACCAAAGTGAGTCGGTTTGGACCGCTGGTTGGATTCCTGACTCAAGTCAATCTGGTGATTTTATTGATCTATGGCGGCTACCTGACGTCCATCGGCGTCTTGCCACTGGGAACAGGTTTGATTGTGTACGCTGGCCTACTGCAACAATTCAGCAATCAAGTGGGAAATCTTTCAGGTCTCGCCGGTTCGATTCAGGAGTCGTTGACGGGTGCTCGGCGAGTCTTCGAAGTGCTCGACGCAAGCGAGGAAGTCTCGCCGCCCGCTTCCCCTTGGACGCCGGATCGCGTTCAGGGCGAGATTGACTTGCACAGCGTTTGGTTCGAATACCAGACGGGGCAACCTGTGCTTAAAGACATTTCCATTCACATCCGCCCGGGCGAACGGATTGCGATCTTGGGTGCCGTGGGTCAGGGCAAGTCGACGCTGTTGAGTTTGATCCCGCGATTTTTTGATCCGCAGTGCGGTATCGTCGAAGTGGACGGCGTTGATGTACGACAATGGGACCTCAAAACGCTGCGACGCAGCGTCGGTTTGGTGCTGCAAGAACCGCTGCTTCTAAGCAACACGATCGGAGCGAACATTGCCTTTGGTGTTCCCGGCGCGACTCGCGAGCAAGTCAGGATGGCGGCACGTCTGGCGGCCGCCCACGATTTTATCGAAGAGTCACCGGACGGTTACGACACAATGCTAGGCGAATTTGGAATGTCGCTTTCGGGCGGACAGCGTCAACGACTGGCACTGGCCCGGGCGATCCTGACGGACCCGGCCATTCTGCTACTCGACGATCCTGTCTCCGCGATCGACCCCGAGACGGAACACGAGATCATGTGCGCTATGGAAACTGCGTCAGCAGGCCGAACCACGCTAATTGTCGCGCACCGACTTAGCACGTTGCGAGGTGCCGATCGAGTGTTGGTGATGGAAGGCGGATCGATCGTCCAAGAAGGGACGCACTCTGAACTTGTCCGACAAACGGGACCGTATCGATTGGTAGCGCAAAGCCAAGGGATTGAGGTGACCAATTGA
- the metX gene encoding homoserine O-acetyltransferase MetX, which produces MSSSRNASTDDFRSAAPLRHAKEIQFAGPIELELGGQLESVTCAYETWGSLNKDRSNAILVCHAISGDSHAAKHDADDDPGWWDRLIGPGKPIDTNRFFVICPNVLGGCRGTTGPSDVIPGSNPPQRYGAQFPRITIGDIVMIQRLLADSLGIEAFRAVIGGSLGGHQAMIWSIRYPQSVQTCIAIATSPRLTNQALGFDVVARNAIQTDPNFCDGQYYDSDLRPDTGLAIARMLGHITYLSSQAMEAKFDPDRHDPRQFASIFEQRFSVGSYLAHQGEKFTTRFDANSYVAISMAMDLLDLGSSRLQLMESFDDLRCDCLIISFSSDWLFPPRQSQDIVEALSALGKPVTYAEITTDAGHDAFLIDKDIDQYAGLIEAKLGTLSDPDSPLTLAEEAILEMVSPDSSVLDLGCGDGRLLSALAARGHNRLVGVEVAQDDLVRAAKRGLNVIDYDLNQGLPAFIDGQFDYVVLSGTLQAVANIESLFDEMMRVGKHTIVSFPNFAYRALREDYVMRGRSPKANGAFNFDWFNTPNRRFPSIADVCDLCDQKGIAIKSEIYFDSESNRRVSAIDDPNLNADTAILLLSPT; this is translated from the coding sequence ATGTCCTCGTCCCGCAACGCCAGCACCGACGACTTTCGCTCTGCTGCTCCTTTGCGCCATGCGAAGGAGATTCAGTTCGCCGGCCCCATCGAGCTGGAACTCGGTGGGCAGCTCGAATCCGTCACGTGCGCGTATGAAACGTGGGGCTCGCTGAACAAAGATCGCAGCAACGCCATCTTGGTCTGCCACGCGATCTCGGGGGACTCGCACGCGGCCAAACACGATGCGGATGACGACCCTGGTTGGTGGGATCGGCTGATTGGTCCGGGGAAACCCATTGATACGAATCGCTTCTTCGTGATTTGCCCGAACGTGTTGGGTGGGTGCCGGGGAACAACGGGTCCCTCGGATGTCATTCCAGGAAGTAATCCGCCCCAACGTTACGGAGCACAGTTCCCTCGCATCACGATCGGTGACATCGTGATGATTCAGCGACTTCTTGCGGACTCGCTTGGGATCGAAGCGTTTCGCGCCGTGATCGGAGGGTCACTCGGTGGTCATCAAGCGATGATTTGGAGCATTCGTTATCCCCAATCAGTGCAGACTTGCATCGCCATCGCTACCTCGCCACGGTTGACAAACCAAGCACTCGGTTTCGACGTAGTGGCCAGAAACGCGATTCAAACCGACCCCAATTTTTGCGACGGACAATACTACGACAGCGACCTTCGCCCGGACACCGGATTAGCCATCGCCCGGATGCTGGGACACATCACGTACCTATCAAGCCAAGCGATGGAGGCAAAGTTTGATCCTGATCGCCATGACCCTCGCCAATTTGCCTCCATCTTTGAGCAACGATTCAGCGTTGGATCGTATCTAGCCCACCAAGGTGAAAAGTTCACCACTCGGTTCGACGCCAACAGCTACGTCGCGATCTCGATGGCAATGGACTTGCTGGACCTGGGATCAAGTCGATTGCAGTTAATGGAATCGTTTGACGATTTGCGGTGCGATTGCTTGATTATATCTTTCAGCAGTGATTGGCTTTTCCCACCACGACAATCGCAAGACATCGTGGAAGCGCTTTCCGCGCTGGGTAAACCGGTCACCTACGCGGAAATCACGACCGACGCCGGACACGACGCGTTCTTAATTGATAAAGACATCGACCAATACGCCGGCTTGATCGAAGCCAAGCTTGGCACGCTCAGCGATCCTGACTCGCCACTAACGTTGGCGGAAGAGGCTATCTTGGAAATGGTCAGTCCCGACTCGTCGGTACTCGACCTGGGCTGCGGAGACGGACGACTCTTGTCGGCCTTGGCTGCTCGCGGCCACAACAGGCTTGTCGGTGTTGAGGTCGCCCAAGACGATCTCGTTCGCGCAGCAAAGCGCGGGCTCAATGTGATCGACTATGACTTAAATCAAGGTCTTCCTGCGTTCATTGATGGGCAATTTGACTATGTCGTCTTAAGCGGAACGCTCCAAGCGGTTGCGAATATCGAATCGCTGTTCGACGAAATGATGCGAGTGGGGAAGCATACGATTGTTAGCTTTCCCAATTTCGCGTACCGCGCATTGCGGGAAGACTATGTCATGCGAGGACGGTCACCCAAGGCCAACGGAGCCTTCAACTTCGATTGGTTCAATACGCCCAATCGGCGATTTCCGTCGATCGCTGACGTTTGCGACCTCTGCGATCAGAAAGGAATTGCAATCAAGTCGGAAATCTATTTCGACTCGGAATCCAATCGTCGGGTGAGCGCCATCGACGATCCGAACCTGAACGCTGACACAGCGATTTTGCTGCTATCGCCAACTTGA
- a CDS encoding O-acetylhomoserine aminocarboxypropyltransferase/cysteine synthase family protein yields MSDSSLPENMKLGTKALHAGQVPDPTTNSRAVPIYATTSFTFNDTDHAAALFGLTEFGNIYSRLMNPTVDVLEKRLAALDGGVTGLCFASGQAAITAAVLTLAHSGQNIISSTSLYGGTWTLFSQTLKQLGIEVRFFDPDRPQDIHGLVDENTRLVYMESIGNPKNDVPDFKAISDAAHSAPHGSLPVLCDNTVMTPLLLRPFEHGVDINIYSTTKFIGGHGVHIGGAIVDSGNFKWADQPEKWPEFCGPSPSYHGAVFEEHLRPMGNIAYLLHIRTHWLRDTGGAMSPFAAFLFLQGLETLHLRMPRHCENGKAVAEFLESHDQVEWVNYPGLPSHKDYARGQKYLPDGQGAIMGFGIKGGMEAGKKFINSCKLCSHLANIGDAKTLVIHPASTTHQQLTTDEQKKAGVVPEYIRISVGLEDVSDIIADLEQALAAASA; encoded by the coding sequence ATGAGCGATTCTTCATTGCCTGAGAACATGAAACTTGGCACCAAAGCTTTGCACGCCGGACAAGTCCCCGATCCCACCACGAACAGTCGTGCTGTGCCAATCTATGCCACGACCAGCTTCACTTTCAACGATACCGATCATGCGGCTGCGTTGTTTGGACTCACCGAGTTCGGCAACATCTACAGCCGGCTGATGAACCCTACCGTTGACGTTCTTGAAAAGCGTTTGGCAGCACTCGACGGTGGAGTCACCGGGTTATGTTTCGCTTCAGGCCAGGCTGCGATCACCGCCGCCGTGTTGACGCTCGCACACAGTGGGCAAAACATCATAAGCAGCACGTCGCTGTATGGCGGAACTTGGACGTTGTTCAGCCAAACGTTGAAACAACTTGGTATCGAAGTTCGGTTCTTCGATCCGGATCGGCCTCAAGACATCCATGGGCTCGTCGACGAAAACACGCGTCTGGTGTACATGGAAAGCATTGGCAACCCGAAGAACGATGTGCCTGATTTCAAAGCTATCTCGGACGCCGCTCACTCAGCGCCGCATGGATCGCTCCCCGTGTTGTGCGACAACACGGTAATGACGCCGCTCTTGCTTCGCCCGTTCGAACACGGCGTCGATATCAATATCTACAGCACCACGAAGTTCATCGGAGGTCACGGCGTTCACATTGGCGGTGCCATCGTCGACAGCGGCAACTTCAAGTGGGCCGATCAACCTGAAAAGTGGCCAGAGTTCTGCGGTCCGTCGCCTTCCTATCATGGTGCCGTTTTTGAAGAACACCTGCGCCCGATGGGCAACATCGCTTACCTGCTTCACATCCGTACGCATTGGTTACGCGATACGGGCGGAGCGATGAGCCCGTTCGCGGCGTTCTTGTTCTTGCAAGGCCTTGAGACACTTCACCTTCGCATGCCTCGCCACTGCGAAAACGGAAAAGCCGTCGCTGAGTTCTTGGAATCACACGACCAAGTCGAATGGGTGAACTACCCCGGCCTGCCGTCCCACAAAGACTACGCTCGCGGTCAAAAGTACTTGCCCGACGGACAAGGTGCGATCATGGGATTCGGAATCAAGGGCGGCATGGAGGCGGGCAAGAAATTCATCAACTCGTGCAAGCTATGTTCGCATTTGGCCAACATTGGCGATGCGAAGACTTTGGTGATTCACCCAGCAAGCACAACGCACCAGCAATTGACCACCGACGAACAAAAGAAGGCCGGTGTCGTCCCCGAATACATTCGCATATCCGTCGGACTGGAAGACGTTTCGGACATTATCGCTGACCTGGAACAAGCCTTGGCGGCCGCGTCGGCCTAG